The Paraburkholderia sp. SOS3 genome includes a region encoding these proteins:
- a CDS encoding paraquat-inducible protein A codes for MSSAYGGVHDANYARDAGDAGGDAGGVERVIACHECDLLQRERPVPVNGVLRCCRCRAALYRRQTGGLDRPLAYALAALALFALANAFPIVGLSVNGDLVETTLFGSVRVLYRDGMWPLAALIFVTTLLMPLLQALGIVWLLLPLRLGRRPYRADLVFRLLHVAQSWGMTEVLILGLLVALVKLAHIASVVPDIALWSFGALMLLLAAAAAAFDPRELWARLEGPPDVSRHAAAEAAAAPSAHSSAIWPASLAASASFSAPTAAGCLRCVCHDCGLLSAPLTEADDGAHRHALRCTRCGSRLHLRKPNSLARTWALLLAALVLYLPANLLPVMHTSSLFGAQKDTIMSGVVYLWTSGSWPLAVLVFIASIAVPMLKILAIGFLAASANLRSRWQPVQRARIYRAVEMVGRWSMLDIYVIAILTALVQFNALATITAGPAAIAFGAVVVLTMFAAMSFDPRLTWDTRQITHGTSS; via the coding sequence ATGAGTTCCGCGTACGGCGGCGTTCATGACGCGAACTACGCACGCGATGCCGGCGACGCAGGCGGCGACGCAGGCGGCGTCGAGCGCGTGATCGCCTGCCACGAGTGCGATCTGCTGCAGCGCGAGCGGCCCGTGCCGGTCAATGGCGTGCTGCGCTGTTGCCGCTGTCGCGCGGCGCTTTACCGGCGCCAGACGGGCGGTCTCGACCGCCCGCTTGCCTATGCGCTGGCGGCGCTTGCGCTCTTTGCCCTTGCGAACGCATTTCCGATCGTCGGGCTGTCCGTCAACGGCGATCTCGTCGAGACCACGCTGTTCGGCTCGGTTCGCGTGCTGTATCGCGACGGTATGTGGCCGCTCGCCGCGCTGATCTTCGTCACGACGCTGCTGATGCCGCTGCTGCAGGCGTTGGGCATCGTCTGGCTGCTGCTGCCGTTGCGGCTCGGACGCCGTCCGTATCGTGCCGATCTGGTGTTCCGGCTGCTGCATGTCGCGCAATCGTGGGGCATGACCGAGGTGCTGATTCTCGGCTTGCTCGTGGCGCTGGTGAAGCTTGCGCATATCGCTAGCGTGGTTCCCGATATCGCGCTGTGGTCGTTCGGTGCGCTGATGCTATTGCTTGCCGCGGCGGCCGCCGCCTTCGATCCGCGCGAGTTATGGGCGCGGCTCGAAGGGCCGCCCGATGTCTCGCGGCATGCCGCCGCCGAAGCTGCGGCCGCGCCGTCCGCGCATTCATCCGCGATTTGGCCCGCGTCTCTGGCTGCGTCCGCGTCGTTTTCGGCGCCGACTGCCGCCGGTTGCCTGCGCTGCGTATGCCACGACTGCGGGCTGTTGTCCGCGCCGCTCACCGAAGCGGACGACGGCGCCCATCGGCACGCCTTGCGCTGCACGCGCTGCGGCAGCCGCCTGCATCTGCGCAAACCGAACAGCCTCGCGCGCACGTGGGCGCTGCTGCTCGCCGCGCTCGTGCTGTATCTGCCGGCGAACCTGTTGCCCGTCATGCACACCAGCTCGCTGTTCGGCGCGCAGAAGGACACGATCATGAGCGGCGTCGTCTACCTGTGGACGTCCGGTTCGTGGCCGCTCGCGGTGCTCGTGTTTATCGCGAGCATCGCGGTGCCGATGCTGAAAATTCTCGCGATCGGATTTCTCGCCGCGTCGGCGAACCTGCGTTCGCGCTGGCAGCCGGTGCAGCGTGCGCGAATCTACCGGGCCGTCGAAATGGTCGGCCGCTGGTCGATGCTCGACATCTACGTGATCGCGATCCTCACCGCACTCGTGCAGTTCAATGCGCTCGCGACGATCACCGCGGGTCCCGCGGCGATCGCGTTCGGCGCGGTCGTCGTATTGACGATGTTTGCCGCGATGTCGTTCGATCCGCGGCTCACCTGGGATACGAGGCAAATTACTCATGGCACGTCCTCCTGA
- a CDS encoding efflux transporter outer membrane subunit produces MQRSLRSLATASMLAFGLTGCLLGPNYQRPAIDTPATFRFQEGEAQDLANTEWWKQFDDPVLDDLIATALADNKDVKVAAARVDQFLGQFWSTRSALLPQVGAGFSAARERVTQVGPTPVFSNGAIFNDFQAQLNASWEIDLFGRNRRLTESARASLLSTEEGRRATILSLVASVASSYIALLSFDRQLEIAKATTESRAESVHVFQLRFDAGEVSQMELAQSQSEYEASAAVIPQLEAQIAQQEDALSVLLGHNPGPILRGRNLAALGTPAVPAGLPSDLLQRRPDLRQAEQDLVAANALIGAARALYFPQISLTGLLGTESSQFSNLFTGPSKIWAFAGTVTQPIFTGGNIKGQVKQAEAQQQQALFTYQKAIQTAFQEVDDALIASQKLREQYLAQGRQVDALRTYSRMARLRYEGGYTSYIEVLDAERSLFNAELSQTQTQQAVLTSYVSLYKAMGGGWVVDAEQMTTQQSSRTDAQPATGDTPVENVK; encoded by the coding sequence ATGCAACGCTCGCTACGCTCGCTCGCGACGGCATCGATGCTCGCATTCGGTCTGACCGGCTGTCTGCTCGGCCCGAACTATCAACGCCCGGCGATCGACACGCCGGCCACGTTCCGCTTCCAGGAAGGCGAAGCCCAGGACCTCGCGAACACCGAATGGTGGAAGCAGTTCGACGATCCGGTGCTCGATGACCTGATCGCTACGGCCCTTGCCGACAACAAGGACGTGAAGGTCGCCGCCGCACGTGTCGACCAGTTTCTCGGGCAGTTCTGGAGCACGCGCTCGGCACTGCTGCCGCAAGTCGGCGCGGGCTTCAGCGCGGCGCGCGAGCGCGTCACGCAGGTTGGCCCGACGCCCGTGTTCTCGAACGGCGCGATCTTCAACGACTTCCAGGCGCAACTGAACGCGTCGTGGGAAATCGATCTGTTCGGGCGCAACCGGCGCCTGACGGAATCGGCGCGCGCCAGTCTGCTGTCGACCGAGGAAGGGCGGCGCGCGACGATCCTGTCGCTGGTGGCGTCGGTGGCGTCGTCGTACATCGCGCTGCTGAGCTTCGACCGGCAGCTCGAGATCGCGAAGGCGACCACCGAAAGCCGCGCGGAATCGGTGCACGTGTTCCAGCTTCGCTTCGATGCCGGCGAGGTGTCGCAAATGGAGCTGGCGCAGAGCCAGTCCGAATACGAGGCGTCGGCGGCGGTCATTCCGCAGCTCGAAGCGCAGATCGCCCAGCAGGAGGACGCGCTATCGGTGCTGCTCGGCCACAACCCGGGGCCGATCCTGCGCGGCCGCAATCTCGCCGCGCTCGGCACGCCGGCAGTGCCGGCGGGCCTGCCGTCCGACCTGCTGCAGCGCCGTCCGGATCTGCGCCAGGCCGAGCAGGATCTGGTCGCCGCGAACGCGTTGATCGGCGCCGCGCGCGCCTTGTACTTCCCGCAGATCTCGCTGACCGGTCTGCTCGGCACCGAGAGCAGCCAGTTCTCGAACCTGTTCACCGGGCCGTCGAAAATATGGGCGTTTGCCGGGACCGTCACGCAGCCGATCTTCACCGGCGGCAACATCAAAGGCCAGGTCAAGCAGGCCGAGGCGCAGCAGCAACAAGCGCTATTCACATATCAGAAGGCGATCCAGACCGCGTTCCAGGAAGTCGACGATGCGCTGATCGCGTCGCAAAAGCTGCGTGAGCAGTACCTCGCGCAAGGGCGCCAGGTCGACGCGCTGCGCACGTACTCGCGCATGGCGCGGCTGCGATACGAAGGCGGCTATACGAGCTACATCGAAGTGCTCGACGCGGAGCGCAGCCTCTTCAACGCGGAACTGAGCCAGACGCAGACGCAGCAGGCCGTGCTGACGTCGTACGTGTCGCTGTACAAGGCGATGGGCGGCGGCTGGGTCGTCGACGCGGAACAGATGACGACGCAACAGTCGTCGCGCACCGATGCGCAGCCCGCCACCGGCGATACGCCCGTGGAGAACGTCAAATGA
- a CDS encoding efflux RND transporter permease subunit, producing MNISHFCIDRPIFASVISIIITLGGALTMLSLPIAQYPDITPPQITITATYPGASADVVANNVAAPIEQQVNGADNMIYMSSSSSSTGNLTVNCYFEIGTNPELAQVDVQNRVNLALPQLPESVQAQGVSVQKKSQAFMMVIAIYSPTERYDSTYIANYANIYVLDALKRIPGANQSSIFGTPDYAMRIWLRPDRMAQLGITAADVQHAVANQNQQYAVGRLGQSPTGNAVEQSFAVTTTGRLTEPSEFENIIIRAQSGGAAIVRLKDIGRAELGQKDYSIRSRFQGKPATVIAVYQQPGANALDVSKAVRKTLEDMKKSFPEGIDYKIAMDTTEFTRASITDVVHTFFEAVVLVVIVVFVFLQSLRATLIPVLAVPVSIVGTFMGMAALGFSINMLTLFGMVLAIGIVVDDAIVVIENVERNMSVLKLDPKTAAKRAMDEVAGPVVAIVLVLCAVFVPVAFIGGITGQMYKQFAITIAISVVISGLVALTLSPALAALLLKPGHGEKRGFFRWFDRQFARMTAGYTRAVRLMIKRFAIGLLIFAGMIALAVWMMRTIPGAFLPPEDQGYLLGAVIMPDAASLDRTGLVSDDVTEYFMRQPAVDSVTTVDGFSLLDSQNKNNASTFFIGFKSFDERYTSANIRTQNARAVLVDAYKALSQVKQGIIVPLNPPAIPGLGTTGGTEVWIQSKGDASVAQYAAVVEEFVEKAKKRPELSGVTSTFNASSQQLLVNVDRDKATTLGVPVEAVYSAMQTMFGSLYVSQFNRNSRLWQVILQAEPQYRLKPDDLTQVFVRSNSGDMVPLKSVVTYKYVTGPDLVTRFNNYPAVKITTNAAPGYSSGQVIQTLEEIGAQMPQDYSLAWSGEAYEAKQSGGTSGLVFVFGLVMVFLILAAQYEKWNLPFGVLMAVPFAIFGALLAILLRGLNNDVYFQIGLTMLVALAAKNAILIFEFAVLNRQSGKSVFDATMLAAEERLRPIVMTSLAFILGCVPLAIATGASANSRHSIGTGVIGGMLGATAIAVFFIPMFFYVLETWSDRRKGKKTKPGSAGDAPPPAPEPGSETDAGPHAGPRPGPAPGSGGPHVTPSARREDE from the coding sequence ATGAATATCTCCCACTTCTGCATCGACCGGCCGATCTTCGCGTCGGTCATTTCGATCATCATCACGCTCGGCGGCGCGCTCACGATGCTCTCGCTGCCGATCGCGCAATATCCGGACATCACGCCGCCGCAAATCACCATTACCGCGACCTATCCGGGCGCGAGCGCGGACGTGGTCGCGAATAACGTCGCGGCGCCGATCGAGCAGCAGGTCAACGGCGCGGACAACATGATCTACATGAGTTCGTCGAGCTCGTCGACCGGCAATCTGACGGTCAACTGCTACTTCGAGATCGGCACGAACCCGGAACTCGCGCAGGTCGACGTGCAGAACCGCGTGAATCTCGCGTTGCCGCAATTGCCGGAATCGGTGCAGGCGCAGGGCGTGTCGGTACAGAAGAAGTCGCAGGCGTTCATGATGGTGATCGCGATCTATTCGCCGACCGAACGCTACGATTCGACCTATATCGCCAACTACGCGAACATCTACGTGCTCGATGCGTTAAAGCGCATTCCGGGCGCGAACCAGTCGAGCATCTTCGGCACGCCCGACTACGCGATGCGGATCTGGCTGAGGCCGGACCGCATGGCGCAACTGGGCATCACGGCAGCCGATGTGCAGCACGCGGTGGCGAACCAGAACCAGCAATACGCGGTTGGCCGCCTCGGCCAGTCGCCGACGGGCAACGCGGTCGAGCAGTCGTTCGCGGTGACGACCACCGGGCGGCTCACCGAACCGTCCGAGTTCGAGAACATCATCATCCGCGCGCAAAGCGGCGGCGCCGCGATCGTGCGGCTGAAGGACATCGGCCGCGCCGAGCTCGGGCAGAAGGATTATTCGATCCGCAGCCGCTTCCAGGGCAAGCCCGCGACCGTGATTGCCGTCTACCAGCAGCCTGGCGCGAATGCGCTCGACGTATCGAAGGCGGTGCGCAAGACGCTCGAAGACATGAAGAAGTCGTTCCCCGAAGGGATCGACTACAAGATCGCGATGGACACGACCGAGTTCACGCGCGCCTCGATTACCGACGTGGTCCATACGTTCTTCGAGGCGGTCGTGCTGGTCGTGATCGTCGTGTTCGTGTTCCTGCAGAGCCTGCGCGCGACACTGATTCCGGTGCTCGCGGTGCCGGTGTCGATCGTCGGCACGTTCATGGGCATGGCCGCGCTGGGCTTCTCGATCAACATGCTGACGCTGTTCGGCATGGTGCTCGCGATCGGTATCGTGGTCGACGATGCGATCGTCGTGATCGAAAACGTCGAGCGAAATATGAGCGTGCTCAAGCTCGACCCGAAAACCGCCGCGAAGCGCGCGATGGACGAAGTGGCGGGTCCGGTGGTCGCGATCGTGCTCGTGCTGTGCGCGGTGTTCGTGCCGGTTGCGTTTATCGGCGGCATTACCGGGCAGATGTACAAGCAGTTCGCCATTACGATCGCGATCTCGGTGGTGATCTCGGGCCTCGTGGCGCTGACGCTGTCGCCGGCGCTCGCGGCGCTGCTGCTCAAGCCCGGCCACGGCGAAAAGCGCGGCTTCTTCCGCTGGTTCGACAGGCAGTTCGCGCGCATGACGGCCGGCTACACGCGCGCCGTGCGGCTGATGATCAAACGCTTTGCGATCGGCCTGCTGATTTTCGCGGGCATGATCGCGCTTGCCGTATGGATGATGCGCACGATACCGGGCGCGTTTCTGCCGCCCGAAGACCAGGGCTATCTGCTCGGCGCCGTGATCATGCCCGACGCAGCGAGCCTCGATCGCACCGGGCTCGTGTCGGACGATGTGACGGAATACTTCATGAGGCAGCCGGCGGTCGACAGCGTGACCACTGTCGATGGCTTCAGCCTGCTCGATAGCCAGAACAAGAACAATGCGTCGACGTTCTTCATCGGCTTCAAGTCGTTCGACGAACGGTATACGTCGGCGAACATTCGCACGCAAAACGCGCGCGCGGTGCTCGTCGATGCGTACAAGGCGCTGTCGCAGGTGAAGCAGGGCATCATCGTGCCGCTCAATCCGCCTGCGATTCCGGGTCTCGGTACGACCGGCGGCACGGAGGTGTGGATCCAGAGCAAGGGCGATGCATCCGTCGCGCAGTATGCGGCGGTGGTCGAGGAATTCGTCGAAAAGGCGAAGAAGCGCCCCGAGCTGTCCGGCGTCACATCGACGTTCAACGCGTCGTCGCAGCAATTGCTCGTCAACGTCGACCGCGACAAGGCCACGACGCTCGGCGTGCCCGTCGAAGCCGTGTACAGCGCGATGCAGACGATGTTCGGCTCGCTCTACGTTTCGCAGTTCAATCGCAACAGCCGGCTGTGGCAGGTGATTCTGCAGGCCGAACCGCAGTATCGCCTGAAGCCGGACGACCTCACGCAGGTGTTCGTGCGCAGCAATTCCGGCGATATGGTGCCGTTGAAGTCGGTCGTCACGTACAAGTACGTCACCGGTCCGGACCTCGTCACCCGTTTCAACAACTATCCGGCCGTCAAGATCACGACGAATGCGGCGCCGGGCTACAGCTCGGGGCAGGTGATCCAGACACTCGAGGAAATCGGCGCGCAGATGCCGCAAGACTATTCGCTTGCATGGAGCGGCGAGGCGTACGAAGCGAAGCAGTCGGGCGGCACGTCGGGGCTCGTGTTCGTATTCGGTCTCGTGATGGTGTTCCTGATTCTCGCCGCGCAGTACGAGAAGTGGAACCTGCCGTTCGGCGTGCTGATGGCGGTGCCGTTCGCGATTTTCGGCGCGCTGCTCGCGATCCTGCTGCGCGGTCTGAACAACGACGTCTATTTCCAGATCGGCCTGACGATGCTCGTCGCGCTCGCCGCGAAGAACGCCATTCTGATCTTCGAATTCGCCGTGCTGAACCGGCAGTCCGGCAAGTCGGTGTTCGATGCGACGATGCTTGCGGCCGAGGAGCGTCTGCGCCCGATCGTGATGACCTCGCTCGCGTTCATTCTCGGCTGCGTGCCGCTCGCGATCGCAACCGGCGCATCGGCAAACAGCCGGCATTCGATCGGCACCGGCGTGATCGGCGGGATGCTCGGCGCGACGGCGATCGCGGTGTTCTTTATCCCGATGTTCTTCTATGTGCTGGAGACGTGGTCCGACAGGCGCAAAGGGAAAAAGACGAAGCCGGGCTCGGCCGGCGATGCGCCGCCGCCCGCGCCGGAGCCCGGTTCGGAGACCGATGCCGGACCTCATGCCGGACCTCGCCCAGGACCGGCGCCGGGATCGGGCGGCCCGCATGTGACGCCGTCGGCCCGCCGCGAGGATGAATGA
- a CDS encoding efflux RND transporter periplasmic adaptor subunit: MNRSFERDEQVSRAVSSGRRACWWLPFAAALVLLGACRKAPPEAQRPPVDVTTVTVEQKATPVDFEFTAQTESSREVEIRARVDGFLDKRMYTEGSLVKAGQTMFIMDRRPFEAALQTAKGELAQQQARLTVTKANLARVVPLAAQNALSKKDLDDAVGNEKEAEAAVIAAKGQVQTAELNLSYTIIKSPLLGLSSYARQQEGSYVTPTQGGLLTYVYQLDPMWVNFSISENELLRYREQIAKGQLRFPPENRFDVTVIQADGSTYPERGRIDFTNPAFSSETGTFLVRAVFSNPNGVLRPGQFVRALVSGAVRPNAILVPQRAVLQGAKSHFVWVLDNESKPHQRIVDVGDWHGDDWFITDGLRNGERVVVDGAIRVTSDSTIKVTGTAPPSNLPAPATPAGVTPGKPPASAPAAGMPASAGSAASAASGAGAS; this comes from the coding sequence ATGAATCGATCGTTTGAGCGCGATGAGCAGGTGTCGCGCGCCGTGTCGAGCGGCCGGCGCGCTTGCTGGTGGTTGCCGTTCGCGGCGGCGCTCGTGTTGCTCGGCGCCTGCAGGAAGGCGCCCCCGGAGGCACAACGGCCGCCCGTCGACGTGACGACCGTCACGGTCGAACAGAAGGCGACGCCCGTCGATTTCGAGTTCACCGCGCAGACCGAAAGTTCGCGCGAAGTCGAGATCCGCGCGCGTGTCGATGGCTTCCTCGACAAGCGCATGTACACCGAAGGTTCGCTCGTGAAGGCGGGCCAGACGATGTTCATCATGGACCGCAGGCCGTTCGAGGCCGCGTTGCAGACCGCCAAAGGCGAGCTCGCGCAGCAGCAGGCGCGGCTCACGGTCACGAAGGCCAACCTCGCGCGCGTCGTGCCGCTCGCCGCGCAAAACGCATTGAGCAAAAAGGATCTCGACGACGCGGTCGGCAACGAGAAGGAAGCGGAAGCGGCAGTGATCGCCGCGAAAGGGCAGGTGCAGACCGCCGAGCTGAACCTCAGCTACACGATCATCAAGTCGCCGCTGCTCGGCCTGTCGAGCTACGCGCGCCAGCAGGAGGGCAGCTATGTGACGCCGACCCAGGGCGGCCTGCTGACCTACGTGTATCAGCTCGATCCGATGTGGGTGAATTTCAGCATCTCCGAAAACGAACTGCTGCGCTATCGCGAGCAGATCGCGAAGGGGCAACTGCGCTTTCCGCCGGAGAACCGATTCGACGTGACCGTGATCCAGGCCGACGGTTCGACGTATCCCGAGCGCGGCCGTATCGATTTCACGAACCCGGCGTTCAGCTCGGAGACCGGCACCTTCCTCGTGCGCGCGGTATTTTCGAATCCGAACGGCGTGTTGCGTCCGGGCCAGTTCGTGCGCGCGCTGGTGTCCGGCGCGGTGCGGCCGAATGCGATTCTCGTGCCGCAGCGCGCGGTGCTGCAGGGTGCGAAGAGCCACTTTGTCTGGGTGCTCGATAACGAATCGAAGCCGCATCAGCGCATCGTCGATGTCGGCGACTGGCACGGCGACGACTGGTTTATCACCGATGGCCTGCGCAACGGCGAGCGCGTCGTCGTCGACGGCGCGATTCGCGTGACCTCGGACTCGACGATCAAGGTCACCGGCACCGCGCCGCCGAGCAATCTGCCGGCACCGGCGACGCCCGCAGGCGTCACGCCGGGCAAGCCGCCGGCCAGCGCACCCGCGGCCGGCATGCCCGCATCGGCAGGATCGGCAGCGTCGGCAGCGTCGGGCGCTGGAGCGAGCTGA
- a CDS encoding YMGG-like glycine zipper-containing protein, protein MKPAVRISPVLSASVLAFVAIAAAFPAVAQQPIIYPAKGQSAQQQASDMGQCEAWAKQNTGVDPAALAQHAANQTPAQQPSGGRVRGAAGGAAVGAAVGAIAGDAGKGAAIGAAGGAVGGGIRQRRQAQSQQQQQQATQQQASQQLATYNRALSACMSGRGYTIQ, encoded by the coding sequence ATGAAACCAGCAGTGCGGATCTCGCCTGTGCTGAGCGCTTCCGTGCTCGCGTTCGTCGCGATCGCGGCGGCATTCCCGGCAGTGGCGCAGCAACCGATCATCTACCCCGCGAAGGGGCAAAGCGCGCAGCAGCAGGCAAGCGACATGGGGCAGTGCGAGGCGTGGGCTAAACAGAACACCGGTGTCGACCCGGCCGCTTTGGCGCAACACGCGGCCAATCAGACGCCGGCGCAGCAGCCGAGTGGCGGGCGCGTGCGCGGCGCGGCGGGCGGCGCCGCCGTGGGCGCCGCGGTCGGTGCGATAGCAGGCGATGCGGGCAAGGGCGCCGCGATCGGCGCGGCGGGCGGCGCGGTCGGCGGCGGCATCCGCCAGCGCCGTCAGGCGCAGTCTCAACAGCAGCAACAGCAGGCGACGCAACAACAGGCATCGCAGCAGCTTGCCACTTACAACCGGGCATTGTCGGCATGCATGTCGGGACGCGGCTACACCATTCAGTGA
- a CDS encoding response regulator transcription factor: protein MGAAKPFVVVVDDDASVGRAIKRLLRSVGIVADTFASGDEFLDTLSSMPSYRPDCVILDVQMPGSNGLEVQRRLAGLAVPVIFITAHDDAGVRDEALAAGAVAYLRKPFNDALFIRTVCSALDIEVPR, encoded by the coding sequence ATGGGCGCTGCCAAACCATTCGTTGTGGTGGTTGACGACGATGCATCGGTGGGCCGGGCGATCAAACGATTGTTGCGCTCTGTCGGGATCGTGGCCGACACGTTCGCGAGCGGCGATGAATTTCTGGACACGTTGTCGTCCATGCCCTCGTATCGTCCCGATTGCGTGATTCTCGATGTTCAGATGCCCGGTTCGAACGGACTCGAGGTCCAGCGGCGACTGGCCGGTCTTGCCGTGCCCGTTATTTTCATCACCGCGCACGACGACGCCGGCGTGCGCGACGAAGCGCTTGCAGCCGGCGCCGTCGCCTATCTGCGCAAGCCGTTCAACGACGCGCTGTTCATCCGCACCGTCTGCTCGGCGCTCGATATCGAGGTGCCGCGCTGA
- a CDS encoding response regulator transcription factor, protein MMFNVRNEIGAYDAMVYVVDDDASVRRALTRLIGSAGYSVDAYGSAREFLGQALSCMREERCPAADVPSCVVLDVQLPDLSGLELQRQLPASLPIVFLTGHGDIAMTVGALKAGAADFLTKPVSDVDLLRAIDEALVRSTDALRSLRELRELQSRVERLTPREREVMELVVLGRLNKQVACELGTVEKTVKAHRARVMQKMEVNSLAELVRVADKVARAGAAFDQSSQG, encoded by the coding sequence ATGATGTTCAACGTGCGAAACGAGATCGGCGCGTACGACGCGATGGTCTACGTCGTCGACGACGACGCGAGTGTGCGCCGCGCGCTCACGCGGCTGATCGGTTCGGCCGGTTACAGCGTCGACGCCTATGGGTCGGCGCGCGAGTTTCTCGGGCAGGCGCTGTCGTGCATGCGCGAAGAGCGCTGTCCGGCCGCCGACGTTCCGTCGTGTGTGGTGCTCGACGTACAGCTGCCCGACCTGAGCGGGCTCGAGTTGCAGCGCCAACTGCCCGCATCGCTGCCGATCGTCTTTCTCACCGGGCACGGCGACATCGCGATGACGGTCGGCGCGCTCAAGGCCGGCGCCGCGGATTTCCTGACCAAGCCCGTGAGCGACGTCGACCTGCTGCGTGCGATCGACGAGGCGCTGGTCCGCTCCACCGATGCGTTGCGAAGCCTGCGCGAGTTGCGGGAACTGCAGAGCCGCGTCGAACGCCTGACGCCTCGCGAACGCGAAGTGATGGAGCTCGTCGTGTTGGGGCGCCTCAACAAGCAGGTGGCCTGCGAGCTCGGTACCGTCGAGAAGACGGTCAAGGCACATCGCGCGCGCGTGATGCAAAAAATGGAGGTCAACTCGCTCGCGGAACTCGTGCGCGTGGCCGACAAGGTCGCGCGCGCCGGCGCGGCGTTCGATCAGTCTTCGCAGGGCTAA